ACCAGCTATCCATCTGAAACTTGTTTCCATGCAATCAAGTGAAACTTTCTCAATCCCATCACATTAAGCTATCATTGCCTTCTCCGGAACATCTAAAAGCACATCTCTAGTTTGATTCAGTCGTACTAACTTAAATGGAATCTAAGTTAAACCTAAAAACGAATTTCTCTCACCACAACAAGCTACCAGCCTACCACCGAGGAGTCGAAGCAAGCAAGCGAATAGATAGCTCGATATATGAATCTGAAACAAACCTTTCCAAAAACTGGTGACGACAGGAATgggagaggaggaagaagaagatggaggagaAATCTCTTCGCGTCCTCCGAGAACGAATTCGCCACATGcggacaagaagaagaaggtacaGAGCTCGAATTgaccgtggttgatgaagacgCCGCGACTCCTCCTCCGCCTCTCGCCGCCTCAAAATCCGGCAAAGGCGTCGCCAGTTTCCGTCGAGTTTCTCTCTCTCCGTGTCTGTCAATAAATCTCCACCTTCAACGGGCTCGTCAATTTTCAAATCTGTGATGTTTCACCATAGAATTATATCGGGTTCGGCGAGAAGAAGGAAAGGTCGAGACGCGatcagattttgattttttttctctttcgttctcgtttttttttttttaacattattttgaccgtaaaagataaaaaaaaaaaaaaacaatgtaacaaaatgtactttttttttttttttttattgaaccgGAATTATAATACCGGGTTTTCTTTCTGGCTTACAACACATCTCGATCAACCCTTTTGACCCACATTTATTTATATTCCAGTTTAGCGGTTTAGCTAGTTAGTTGGTTTACAATTGGATAAGTAAACCAACTAACTAGCTAAACCACTAAACCACATCAATACTCGACCCTTTTATCCACATTTAGAACCACCTTAATAAATCCCACCACAGGAAATGGGTGTAACCAACTTTGTATTGTATAGCCTCCGCCGCAGATTCAAGATTGTACGCCAATATTGTATTATGTCCTTCGGTCTCGAGCTCTCTAACCACCTCCTCAAAACCACCATCACCGCTGATCAACATAAAGTTCCCTCGATCTGTACATCCCATCTTCTCTCTAATTCGTTTCACGATTTCATCATCGCTGGCTTGCTTCACATTTGTGTGCAAATCATAGTATTCAACCCCGTTATTCAGCAATGCGTCCTGTATATGCTGAGGAACCCGGTCTTGGTTCGCGGCCACGGCCAAAATCCTGATATCTCCTTCGTAGCCTTGGTTCCTTAGTGATCGTCTGATCCTTTCAAGGACAGTGCAAGCTGGAAGACCGCGCGGGACAGCGCAATTCTCTATGTCCCATGCTACGTACACTGTCTTGAATGCATAAAAAGGTATGGGCGTCAAATTGTGGTCTAATGTTGCCATCTACAAGAAAAATCAAAcgtgttaaaaaatatatatattagaagcTGATTCAACACCCAAGGAAATCTCTTAATttaactatatacatatatacctCTGATTATTGGGTTAAAGTGAAGAGTATCTTTTGTGAATTCTAAAAGTGAAGAAGTCTTGTCTTGTATTTATAATACGCCGATCGATCGAGTATGGAGCACCAAACGGTCCACATTTCACACTATACTTTTCTACCAAATGCATGCATGCATATTGCTGCACCAAATTacaccttcttctttttttttgttcagtaCGGTAACCAATTTAATTCACCAAACGGTCTAAAGATGTCATATTCTTTTGGCAGTTACCTTAGTTGTTTCTTAAACGCGTGAATTAaagaatggtgattttttttttttaaggggaAAAATTGCTAATATAGAAGACGGGGTGGTAGACGAACTAGGAACATTAGTTATTCTTTTGACTTGGGAACAACTTTTTAGTATGAGATGAGAAATAGTTGTATTTCTAGTTTGTAAAAAGAGAAAAGATCTAAAGTCTCATTTCCGAAAGTAGAACTTGTGACAAGGATATGAAGCTGTTGGTGGAAGAAGAACGGTGTAGATTCATGCATCTTAATTTCTTGAAGAGCCTCTATAACCTTTTTTTAATTCACAAACTCATTTCTTCCTTGTAATCGAACTCATCATTGTTGTTTTGCTAATTGTTGCAGCGTGTACCTAACTTGTTGTGTTCTCCTCAAAATATCTATCCCATTGTCATTCTTGTTTATGTCACCAGCCTCTATTTCTCAGTTTCAAACTTGGTAAAGTTGGTTACGAGAGAAAAACTGCGGACTTTTACCGGAAACAGAAGTAGTGCTAACATGAACctaatctcttcttcttcctcgttgtATATACTCTTAATCAAAGAATACAAATGATAAGTAATCTATGATTGGTATATATGAACCAAAGATATTAGACTATATATCAGCAGCCTCATAATCATTTAGCACAAGAGAATCAGATTATAAAACAGTGGATGAAAACAAAGGAAAGAACTATTGTTTTTGTcaaataaattggttagcatgATCTCTTATATTTTGGGATTTTGATAATTAACTTGGTAGACAACACTTTCTACACAAAGTAGCATGTGCCGACAAAGCTAGAAACCGTATACTATTTGCGGTAGACTTCTAAGGGCATAATTAACCCTAGCACCCCAAACGGGgtgcttaattaattttttttttttcattaaaaaaattaattaaaatgaaccaatcgcgggccgtcACATGTCAGTGAAATCCGCGAACAGTGGGAACAACCGACGCTTACTGCGCTTGTTCAAGCGCTGCTGcttactttttccattttttttaaaaaaaaatggttaagCACCCTGGTTAATAGTAGTCTAAAGATAGGTATAAATCATAAACTACACAAAGTAGAATCCGAAAGATTTAGTAGAACGTATATTCAGAAGATAGTagaaaaaataacattatttaCAATACATAATCTAGCTTAATTAGAGATTACTTAATATTGGGCAGAATTCATATTCTAACTTAggtagaaatagtttagaaatcAGGATACATCTTCTACCCTCACGTAGAAGTAGAATGTAACTTCTAAAATAAGTAGAACAAATATTAGAAAatggatttttttgttttttaaaatattattttgaaccAATGAAATAattatgatttcatattttcttaattttcgtaagtgtaaaaatatataaactatttatttataatattttaataattaataaagggcaaaatagaaaaaatagtaaataattGAGAAAGTGTATTAGGACAACTGAGTAgttagtttaatttatattagcAAATCTCTTATCTCTCTtatccttatatattaaaaaagaaatatgtttatctattgtaaatatatattatagttttaataaactAATCATAACACTAATTAATAATTTACAGTTAATGTTTTTacttctttccttaaataaaaggtGTGGAATacctaatattattaaaatgtatatatgagaattaatgatttaataataaaaatttgataacaatATTTGTATCCTCTGtctatgttaaatttttttattattaacataaaataaaaatgatgttaaccatataataaaaatttacattttgtataagttataatttgaatttttttaatgacaataaattactaaaactgttaaaagttatattaaaaattttgttaccaatagttttatttttcattataaaagtatataaataattataaaagttgTATTTACtatatactaggttaagacccacGCTTTGCGCGgaatcaaaattatatatataaattattttatgtattaaatatttttacatattatgaaataataaatatatattaaataatttttaaccgAATGGTTTGAGtcgatttcggtttggtttgagttgatttcggtttggtttgagtTGATTTCGGTTTGGTTGGTTCGGTTTGACTCGGTTTGATTCGGGTTTTTTGTCCACCCCTAGTCACATAATCTATGTTTACTAGAAACCCGTATCGACCATCAGATGTAACATCTCCCAACAACATCCATCAAATGTAACTCCCAGCAATATCACATGAAACAGCTAAAAGAACAAACACACACGATGTAAGAGTTTATCTAGAGATACCGGTGATTCCATGATTACAAACAATTTTGAACtcattagaaaataaaacatatgaaaccagcgcgtagcgccggaataccactagtatcATTATAAAAAATCCTGCAATGAATCATCTTCCATGTGACGCTGTGGaaaagattttttgtttttaataaaatttgctttaggttttaggtttagatttaacatccacatttacatatataagaatacaaacttttctattttttttaaatcaaatattttgatgattacTAGGTTAGAAACGTATAAGTTActgaataaaaatagaaaatacatAGTTTAGTATTacaattttagtatattggtattattactaatatttgtaatttaaataattaacacatCGGTTtcttggttcggttcggttttaaaccgaactgaaccgaaccaTTCGGGTTGGGGAAATTTTTAACCGAATGGTTTGAGtcgatttcggtttggtttgagtTGATTTCGGTTTGGTTGGTTCGGTTTGACTCGGTTTGATTCGGGTTTTTTGTCCACCCCTAGTCAAAAACTCTGACCTAATCCTTTTGTATATATTAGGATTATATCAGTTCTTCAAAGGCTATTGGAAAAACACAGACCGAAGCAGAAGGTGCGGAAAAAAAAGGGGGATTATTTTGCTATTGGGCTTCGAGTAGGATTGGGCCcatatcattacaatcatcaacTTGAGCCCAAATCCATACTAATCCTTTTGGTCGGTGGAAGACTTGAAGATGAACGTGGAAAGGTTGTTGGCTCTCAGTTAGGTTTGGAATGGTAGTAAGTCCTCGCCCTTGATTGTTGGTTGAAAAGATGGGGAAAGCCCATCGGCCCATATAAACCAATCTAACATTTTGTATATAAGGTGAAGCTAGTTAGTTCCCTTTTATCTCGGTCTCATCCATCGCTCGCTCCATAGTTTGCCCTACCTAACGAAACGTTTCACATTCGAGGTGGGTGATCTTGATTCAACAACTTGAGTCAGTATAGATCAGCCgcgatttgattttttttgtgaatatgaattttgattttgtagggaaaatgaacaaaaacaagaacATGGCGAGGGAGCAGCATGAGGAGGAGAACGCGTTGGTGATATGGAACATCAGCAACTGCCCGATTCCTGATGGTCATGATCCTCTCCAGGTGGTTCCGAGAATACAAACGGCGCTGGAGAAGTTAAGACGCGATCGCCCCTATGGTCCTCTCTCCATCACTGCCATTAGCGACAACCTAACAGAGATCCCTGGTGAAGACGCCATGAGGAAGCTTTCTTCCACTGGAATCTCTCTTAAACATGCTAACCGTtaatcttctttcttctctctctctttttacatttttagattttttttttttaagttagtgtTTGGATTCAGCATTGCCTTCCTTTTCTGAAACAGGGGTTCACACGGATTTGTATCAGTGGTCCCGTAGGAATCCTCCTCCGGCTACTATAATGGTCATAACCGGTCATGAGGAACTGGAACATTTAGCTTCTACATTTTCTGGCCTTGAAGTGAAAGGATACCGAATTCTTCCTACTTATCCTCAGCCAAACCCAGCTCCACCCTCTCTGCCTCCTAAACTCTGTTTCTGGGAAACTTTACTGTCAGGtgtttctcctctctctctccct
The window above is part of the Brassica napus cultivar Da-Ae chromosome C8, Da-Ae, whole genome shotgun sequence genome. Proteins encoded here:
- the LOC125575224 gene encoding uncharacterized protein LOC125575224 gives rise to the protein MNKNKNMAREQHEEENALVIWNISNCPIPDGHDPLQVVPRIQTALEKLRRDRPYGPLSITAISDNLTEIPGEDAMRKLSSTGISLKHANRVHTDLYQWSRRNPPPATIMVITGHEELEHLASTFSGLEVKGYRILPTYPQPNPAPPSLPPKLCFWETLLSDADNKLETTSRLVFSYRLDRGTGESPWSCSVCHFDAPSFEDFTKHLKSETHAYFVWDRVASKNKVDRTNPDNLQLGRSEEWDLLAKAGMMRRAEVLKLRGAFAPPRSRPVDANSFKEPFKSGE